The following coding sequences lie in one Myxococcales bacterium genomic window:
- a CDS encoding polyhydroxyalkanoic acid system family protein yields the protein MPGIDIRRAHTLGKDAARKAADALSTELTNKLQVQSHWEGDVLKFERTGAKGQVAVSDSLVHVSVELGLMLRPLKGAIEAQVNKYLDRYLR from the coding sequence ATGCCCGGCATCGACATTCGACGCGCACATACCCTTGGCAAGGATGCGGCGCGCAAAGCCGCAGACGCGCTCAGCACAGAGCTCACCAACAAACTACAGGTGCAGTCCCATTGGGAGGGCGACGTGCTCAAATTCGAGAGGACAGGCGCCAAAGGGCAGGTGGCCGTGAGCGATTCGTTGGTCCACGTCAGCGTGGAGCTAGGGCTGATGCTAAGACCCCTAAAGGGGGCCATTGAAGCACAGGTGAACAAGTACCTAGACCGTTATCTGCGGTAG
- a CDS encoding restriction endonuclease has protein sequence MTFTEAAVAVLRHAGRPLHYKKITELAIENNLLSHVGKTPEVTMSARLAMLAKKPDGGLEVVKVKPGVFGLKEFGDAILTRASADGAEGEDIEVMMQPQEEDRSVSENQEDNGQTSNAAPAQPESGAQLFPDEDDDDEPILAGLDEGRADPKRGRRRRRRRPGRGASSAGQPTGAVRARESGQGNGGRSPQSREQRDRYDVAGDWDRLPEDNDLIGKSLSDAAHAVMAAGTTRQGSTLERIAHQLVQKGRLQGDPQALVPTVAAALRADNACRTQAQERLRFRVHANLVWLTDWLLPTDAIRLERDVTRGAEQQRLAVRKVFLKQLRALPLTGFAEFVASWLNAEGVTSVRAIRRPGSSASQLHFAGVLHQGQSEMHLAVVMLRDGQDIDKSLVEQTRGALHHYGQANVAWLVTLGQVRPDARQEGNVSGVAPAVLFDGLEWAEALENRSIGLSKTYVALTVPQFELLAALSGAVEPDTQALESEEGREGRSGWAQQSSGPRRRRGGRGFRRDQAQSDDDGDNDGQEAASSDIDRNGQEPPLLDEDESENDNGPYASDESADGDDDDVDQDDSN, from the coding sequence ATGACTTTTACGGAAGCAGCGGTGGCCGTGCTTCGCCATGCCGGACGGCCGCTCCATTACAAAAAAATCACCGAACTGGCGATTGAAAACAACCTACTTTCTCACGTCGGGAAAACCCCAGAGGTGACGATGAGCGCCAGGCTGGCGATGCTGGCCAAGAAGCCCGATGGAGGGCTTGAGGTGGTCAAGGTTAAGCCGGGCGTCTTCGGCCTCAAGGAATTCGGAGACGCTATACTGACGCGAGCTTCGGCAGACGGAGCCGAGGGAGAGGATATAGAAGTGATGATGCAACCCCAAGAAGAAGACCGTTCAGTCTCGGAAAATCAAGAGGATAACGGCCAAACATCGAACGCGGCGCCAGCCCAACCAGAATCGGGTGCGCAGCTCTTCCCTGACGAGGATGACGATGATGAACCGATTTTGGCGGGTCTTGATGAGGGGCGTGCAGATCCCAAGCGCGGTCGGCGCCGCCGGCGTCGCCGCCCGGGCCGAGGTGCATCGAGCGCAGGGCAGCCCACGGGCGCTGTGCGTGCGCGTGAATCCGGCCAGGGCAATGGTGGCCGCTCGCCCCAGAGTCGAGAGCAAAGAGATCGATACGATGTGGCTGGTGATTGGGATCGTCTGCCCGAGGATAACGACTTAATTGGAAAAAGCCTTTCAGACGCTGCGCACGCCGTCATGGCGGCAGGCACGACGCGGCAGGGCTCGACGCTTGAGCGCATTGCACATCAACTCGTTCAAAAGGGCCGCCTTCAGGGGGACCCGCAGGCACTTGTGCCCACGGTCGCCGCGGCGCTTCGCGCGGACAACGCATGTCGAACCCAAGCTCAAGAGCGCTTGAGATTTCGCGTCCACGCCAATCTCGTCTGGCTCACAGATTGGCTACTGCCGACGGACGCTATTCGCCTAGAGCGCGACGTCACGCGGGGAGCAGAACAACAACGCCTTGCTGTGCGGAAGGTGTTCTTAAAGCAACTCAGAGCGTTGCCCTTGACGGGATTTGCTGAATTCGTGGCATCATGGCTGAACGCAGAAGGCGTCACGTCGGTGCGTGCGATTCGCCGCCCGGGAAGCTCCGCCTCTCAGCTACACTTTGCCGGGGTGCTCCACCAAGGGCAAAGCGAGATGCACCTTGCGGTGGTGATGCTCAGGGACGGTCAAGACATAGACAAGAGTTTGGTCGAACAAACCCGGGGGGCGCTACATCACTATGGCCAGGCCAATGTTGCATGGCTGGTGACGCTCGGCCAGGTACGTCCAGACGCGAGGCAGGAAGGTAATGTCAGTGGCGTTGCACCGGCGGTCCTGTTTGACGGCCTTGAATGGGCTGAAGCCCTCGAAAATCGAAGCATCGGTCTCTCTAAGACCTATGTTGCTCTCACGGTGCCCCAGTTTGAGTTGCTCGCGGCCTTGAGCGGGGCGGTGGAGCCGGACACACAAGCCCTCGAGTCCGAAGAAGGGCGGGAGGGGCGCAGCGGATGGGCACAGCAGTCCTCGGGACCGAGGAGACGTCGAGGAGGACGCGGCTTTCGGCGAGATCAGGCGCAGTCCGATGATGACGGCGATAACGATGGACAAGAAGCTGCTTCTTCCGATATTGATCGCAACGGGCAAGAGCCACCGCTGCTCGACGAGGATGAGTCCGAGAACGACAATGGCCCCTATGCCTCGGACGAGAGTGCTGACGGCGACGATGATGACGTCGATCAGGACGACTCCAACTGA
- a CDS encoding methylmalonyl-CoA mutase, whose product MSGDLKQAFAEWRANLARFEAQHPVRERSILLSDGKDAECIYVPPHAPTENDYEAKLGFPGAFPFTRGVQPNMYRGRLWTMRQYAGFGDAEESNQRYRHLLEQGQTGLSVAFDLPTQMGRDSDHPLAQAEVGKVGVAIDTIDDMRMLLRGIDLNAISTSMTINATAPILLAFYVTVAKEQGVRIETLKGTVQNDILKEYIARGTYIYPVKESLRLSRDLFVWCAEHVPRWHPISVSGYHMREAGCDAAQEIAFTLSNAITYVKTAKEAGLGPNIFGRQLSFFFNAHNHLLEEVAKFRAARRMWATIMRDRFGATDPAACMLRFHAQTAGSTLQAHQPLVNAARVTLQALSAVLGGCQSLHANGYDEALSLPSQTAATLALRTQQVLAYESGVTDTVDPMGGSYAIEAMTDRLQGQAQRYLDHIEKIGGMPNAIAKGYVQKEIQNTAYQAQLEVESQKRVVVGTNRFKDESEPQTQSADTERAYGPRQIERLAAFRQAREPDEAARACETVRKTAMGDGNLMVQIVEAAQAGATLGEISDALRDAWGEYHPTAYI is encoded by the coding sequence ATGAGTGGTGACCTTAAGCAGGCTTTTGCGGAGTGGCGCGCGAATCTTGCGCGGTTTGAAGCACAGCATCCGGTCCGCGAGCGCAGCATCCTGTTGAGCGACGGCAAAGATGCCGAATGTATCTACGTCCCCCCGCACGCCCCGACGGAAAATGATTATGAGGCGAAGCTCGGATTCCCGGGAGCTTTCCCTTTCACACGCGGTGTGCAACCCAACATGTATCGGGGCCGGCTCTGGACCATGCGACAATATGCGGGCTTTGGCGACGCTGAAGAATCTAACCAACGATACCGCCATTTGCTTGAGCAGGGCCAAACGGGACTTAGCGTTGCCTTCGATCTGCCCACCCAAATGGGACGCGACAGCGACCATCCTCTGGCGCAAGCAGAGGTCGGGAAAGTCGGCGTGGCCATCGACACCATCGACGATATGCGAATGCTGTTGCGTGGCATTGATTTGAACGCGATTTCGACTTCGATGACCATCAACGCCACCGCCCCAATCCTTCTGGCGTTCTACGTCACTGTGGCCAAGGAGCAGGGCGTCCGCATTGAAACGCTCAAAGGGACGGTCCAAAACGATATCCTGAAAGAATACATCGCCCGCGGCACATATATCTATCCGGTCAAGGAATCGCTGCGTTTGAGTCGCGACCTGTTCGTCTGGTGTGCGGAACACGTTCCACGTTGGCACCCGATCTCGGTAAGCGGGTATCACATGCGCGAAGCAGGATGTGACGCCGCACAGGAAATCGCCTTTACCCTAAGCAACGCCATAACGTACGTGAAGACGGCGAAAGAAGCCGGCCTTGGGCCGAATATTTTCGGCAGACAGCTATCGTTTTTCTTCAATGCGCACAATCACTTGCTGGAGGAAGTGGCGAAGTTTCGGGCTGCACGTCGCATGTGGGCAACGATCATGCGCGACCGGTTTGGTGCGACAGATCCCGCCGCGTGCATGCTGCGGTTTCATGCCCAAACTGCCGGCTCCACTTTGCAGGCCCATCAACCCTTGGTCAATGCCGCCCGCGTCACGCTCCAAGCGCTGAGTGCGGTCCTGGGGGGCTGTCAATCTCTGCACGCCAATGGCTACGATGAGGCGCTGTCGTTACCTTCTCAGACAGCGGCCACCCTCGCCTTACGCACGCAACAAGTCCTGGCCTATGAAAGTGGCGTCACAGACACGGTGGACCCGATGGGGGGCAGCTACGCCATCGAGGCCATGACGGACAGGCTCCAAGGTCAGGCACAACGTTACCTCGATCACATCGAGAAGATTGGAGGAATGCCCAATGCCATCGCTAAAGGCTACGTGCAAAAGGAGATTCAGAACACCGCATACCAGGCTCAGCTCGAGGTGGAATCTCAAAAGCGAGTGGTTGTGGGGACCAACCGATTCAAAGACGAGTCCGAGCCGCAAACACAGTCGGCTGATACTGAACGCGCCTACGGTCCGCGTCAAATAGAGAGGCTTGCTGCCTTTCGTCAAGCGCGCGAGCCGGATGAAGCCGCCCGCGCCTGTGAAACGGTGCGCAAAACCGCGATGGGAGATGGCAATCTCATGGTTCAGATTGTCGAAGCCGCTCAAGCTGGCGCCACCCTGGGCGAGATCAGTGATGCATTGAGAGATGCGTGGGGCGAATACCACCCCACGGCATATATTTAA
- a CDS encoding hybrid sensor histidine kinase/response regulator: protein MAGGLPRDLRRILLISASSSSMDAAACALVAAGHGVVSAKDGPEARKAALAHLPDLVLVEGDLGNADHAGIAVQLQDIPGFDAVPIIPLPSIDGALAVLQEQNRTLHESNRRLEHMARLRRDFLRNITHELATPLTPVIGYVGLLLEEQLGPLSPLQKQSLTSMRNSAERLRFLIDTLLDMSLLESGSMHFYESAYDFAHMAGQAVDAIQPRAQEANVRVRARIPGDSLAAMGDSEKLRRAVLHVLDNAIKFTPRGGKVAVEVVTETDAGDVYYVIRIADSGAGIDAEQLEHIFEPFYQVDGSPTRAHGGMGLGLAFARRVARAFGGDAKIESPPVQSVAGLSLRGTAVTLSVRAKMPSRSNPDKVA, encoded by the coding sequence ATGGCTGGGGGTTTGCCACGTGATTTGCGGAGGATTCTGCTTATCAGCGCTTCTTCATCCTCGATGGATGCAGCGGCCTGCGCCCTCGTTGCCGCCGGACACGGTGTAGTGTCGGCCAAGGATGGCCCCGAAGCTCGGAAAGCGGCGTTGGCCCATCTGCCGGACTTGGTGCTTGTCGAAGGGGATCTCGGCAATGCTGATCACGCGGGGATAGCGGTCCAACTTCAGGACATTCCTGGATTCGATGCGGTTCCCATCATTCCGCTTCCCTCCATCGATGGCGCCTTAGCGGTGCTACAGGAACAGAACCGTACACTTCATGAGTCAAACCGTAGACTCGAGCACATGGCACGTTTACGCCGTGACTTTTTGCGAAACATCACGCACGAGCTCGCGACACCGCTTACGCCGGTCATTGGATACGTCGGACTGTTGCTTGAGGAACAACTGGGGCCGCTGAGTCCGCTTCAGAAACAAAGCCTCACATCGATGCGCAACTCGGCAGAGCGTCTGCGGTTCCTCATCGACACGCTGCTTGACATGAGTTTGCTTGAAAGCGGCAGCATGCATTTTTACGAAAGCGCCTATGACTTTGCCCATATGGCCGGACAGGCGGTTGATGCCATTCAGCCACGGGCCCAAGAGGCCAACGTGAGAGTGAGGGCACGCATTCCTGGAGATTCTTTGGCGGCGATGGGTGATTCAGAAAAACTCCGCCGCGCTGTCTTGCATGTGCTCGATAACGCCATCAAGTTTACCCCGCGAGGCGGCAAGGTGGCAGTAGAGGTCGTCACCGAGACCGATGCAGGCGATGTCTATTACGTGATTCGAATCGCGGACAGCGGCGCGGGCATCGATGCGGAGCAGCTTGAGCACATATTTGAGCCATTTTATCAAGTGGATGGCTCTCCGACCCGAGCCCACGGCGGAATGGGTCTCGGATTGGCATTTGCCAGGCGGGTGGCCCGGGCGTTTGGTGGCGATGCAAAGATAGAGAGCCCGCCTGTTCAGTCGGTTGCGGGTCTATCGCTCAGGGGCACAGCGGTGACCCTTAGCGTCCGGGCTAAAATGCCGTCTCGATCGAATCCCGATAAAGTGGCATAA
- a CDS encoding cysteine desulfurase, which produces MLYFDYHAASPPCTAAREAMSLAEAVAWANPSSIHQAGRQARQWLEQARGQVADAIGAQLSEVIFTSGGTEACNLGLRGLLCTRPARVVTTPVEHPAVTNVIREWERQGTEVVSLPVDGSRVPSAAQLEEVLQTPTELVAVQWVNHETGMVFPIAGYAEVCFKSGVPLFVDGTQALGKIPINVKGLGVTAMAFASHKMGGPAGVGALWVTPERDVEPVLRGGAQEKGRRPGSPDVVSLAGFGAAAARVADRLGQLKAIGKLRDSLEAFLRTLGASVNADGALRVATVTNVSFPGVRADTLVPALDVEGLCVSSGSACSSGLVRVSPVLEAMYPEESWRASSAVRFSLGPEITPEDIETAKGIMRQVLSRFSS; this is translated from the coding sequence ATGCTGTATTTTGATTATCACGCCGCGAGCCCCCCGTGCACCGCCGCGCGCGAGGCAATGTCCCTGGCCGAGGCGGTCGCTTGGGCGAATCCTTCAAGCATCCATCAAGCAGGTCGCCAGGCGCGACAATGGTTAGAGCAAGCGCGGGGGCAGGTGGCGGATGCCATCGGAGCACAATTGAGCGAAGTGATTTTTACCTCGGGAGGAACGGAGGCATGCAATCTGGGGCTCCGGGGACTTCTCTGCACGCGACCTGCGCGCGTCGTCACGACGCCTGTCGAGCATCCGGCGGTGACAAATGTAATCCGCGAGTGGGAGCGCCAGGGCACCGAGGTGGTATCTCTCCCGGTGGATGGCTCAAGGGTTCCGAGTGCAGCACAGCTTGAAGAAGTATTGCAAACGCCGACCGAACTTGTGGCCGTTCAATGGGTTAACCACGAAACCGGCATGGTGTTCCCCATCGCCGGCTATGCGGAAGTATGCTTCAAAAGCGGCGTGCCCCTCTTTGTCGATGGCACACAGGCGCTTGGCAAAATTCCTATCAATGTCAAGGGGCTCGGAGTGACCGCCATGGCATTTGCGTCTCACAAGATGGGGGGGCCCGCGGGCGTTGGCGCGCTTTGGGTCACGCCAGAGCGAGATGTTGAACCGGTCCTGCGAGGCGGCGCGCAAGAAAAAGGTCGTCGCCCCGGGAGTCCGGATGTGGTTTCCTTGGCGGGGTTTGGTGCAGCGGCGGCGCGCGTGGCTGACCGGCTTGGGCAGCTCAAAGCGATCGGTAAGCTGCGCGACTCGCTCGAAGCGTTTCTAAGGACACTCGGGGCTAGCGTGAACGCAGATGGCGCGCTTAGAGTGGCGACTGTGACCAACGTCAGCTTTCCCGGGGTGCGCGCCGATACGCTTGTGCCCGCGCTCGATGTAGAAGGCCTATGTGTCTCAAGCGGCTCGGCGTGCTCCTCAGGGCTCGTGCGCGTCAGTCCAGTGCTCGAAGCCATGTATCCTGAAGAATCCTGGCGCGCGAGCAGTGCGGTCCGCTTCAGTCTAGGACCCGAGATCACCCCAGAGGACATCGAGACTGCTAAAGGCATTATGCGGCAAGTCCTGTCGAGATTTTCATCTTAA
- the mnmA gene encoding tRNA 2-thiouridine(34) synthase MnmA — MPQHVPLTQGRFDRQADSFASSASPKRSAVRIVVAMSGGVDSSAAAALLQEQGYDLVGVTLHLWDAEPGRQPGRCCAPEDQEDARRACEALGIPHYVLNETAAFRAEVVDPFLESYTRGSTPVPCVSCNQHVKLGRLIEVADAFGATYVATGHYARLQTNETGGLEVLRGIDRDKDQSYFLFGVPASTLERFMFPLGEMTKPVARMHAERLGVPNWSKPDSQSLCFVPDNDIAGFVSRQSGPQPHGHIMDESGAVLSRHSGIHQFTIGQRRRLGITGKEPRYVLKIVPEDHVVVVGSRAALARRTFSASRASWLIEKPRNPFRALVRIRYRHEPSPAEVTPTQGGFSVEFECEQTAITRGQAAVIYKNETLVAGGYID, encoded by the coding sequence ATGCCCCAACACGTCCCGCTCACACAAGGTCGTTTCGATCGTCAAGCTGATTCATTCGCCTCAAGCGCCTCCCCAAAACGTTCGGCCGTCCGAATCGTGGTGGCCATGAGTGGAGGTGTCGATTCCTCCGCGGCAGCAGCGCTTCTCCAGGAGCAGGGTTACGATCTGGTCGGGGTCACGTTGCACCTGTGGGATGCTGAGCCAGGCCGACAGCCCGGTCGGTGCTGTGCGCCGGAGGATCAGGAGGACGCCCGACGGGCATGCGAGGCTTTGGGGATTCCGCACTACGTGCTCAATGAAACCGCCGCATTTCGAGCCGAGGTCGTCGATCCCTTTCTTGAGAGTTACACACGTGGCAGTACGCCCGTGCCATGTGTATCGTGCAATCAGCACGTGAAGCTCGGCAGGCTCATCGAGGTCGCGGACGCGTTTGGTGCCACGTATGTAGCCACGGGACATTACGCCCGTCTTCAGACGAACGAGACTGGAGGCCTTGAGGTTTTGCGTGGCATCGATCGAGATAAGGATCAAAGCTATTTCCTGTTTGGTGTCCCCGCCTCCACACTAGAGCGGTTCATGTTTCCCCTTGGGGAGATGACCAAGCCCGTCGCACGCATGCATGCTGAACGCCTTGGCGTGCCCAACTGGAGTAAGCCCGACTCGCAGTCCCTATGTTTTGTGCCGGACAACGACATCGCGGGATTTGTGTCCCGCCAGTCGGGTCCGCAGCCTCATGGACACATTATGGATGAATCCGGGGCAGTTTTGTCGCGACACAGCGGAATTCATCAATTTACCATAGGACAGCGCCGCCGTCTAGGCATCACGGGGAAAGAGCCCAGATATGTGCTGAAAATCGTCCCCGAGGACCATGTCGTCGTAGTCGGGTCGCGTGCGGCACTAGCTCGCCGCACATTCAGTGCCAGCCGTGCATCCTGGCTGATCGAGAAGCCTCGCAACCCATTTCGCGCGCTTGTCCGCATCCGTTATCGGCATGAGCCGAGCCCCGCCGAGGTCACGCCCACGCAGGGGGGCTTCTCGGTAGAGTTTGAATGTGAGCAAACCGCTATCACCCGCGGACAGGCTGCTGTGATCTATAAGAACGAGACCCTCGTTGCAGGTGGCTACATTGATTAG
- the nrdR gene encoding transcriptional repressor NrdR: MKCPFCSSLENRVMDSRLSGGGEVTRRRRECEGCGRRYTTYERLEQIYPLVIKKDDRRETFDRLKVVSGLRKACEKRPVSSEAIEALVDDLEKQLVEMGEKEVPTAVIGEKIMSKLKELDQVAYVRFASVYRSFKDIHEFMGALSHLLDGAEKTET; the protein is encoded by the coding sequence ATGAAGTGCCCCTTTTGTAGTTCGCTCGAAAATCGCGTGATGGATTCGCGCCTGTCAGGCGGAGGGGAGGTCACGCGCAGACGAAGGGAGTGCGAAGGCTGCGGTCGTCGCTATACGACCTATGAGCGCCTAGAGCAGATATACCCGCTCGTCATTAAAAAGGATGACCGCCGCGAAACATTCGATCGTCTGAAAGTCGTTTCGGGATTGCGAAAAGCGTGCGAGAAGCGGCCTGTGTCTTCTGAAGCAATCGAGGCGCTGGTTGACGATCTCGAGAAGCAGCTTGTTGAAATGGGTGAAAAGGAAGTCCCCACTGCTGTGATTGGCGAAAAAATCATGTCCAAGCTCAAAGAACTGGATCAAGTGGCTTATGTGCGCTTTGCCAGTGTATATCGCAGTTTTAAGGATATTCACGAGTTCATGGGCGCACTTTCGCACCTGCTCGATGGCGCGGAGAAAACGGAGACGTGA
- the ribD gene encoding bifunctional diaminohydroxyphosphoribosylaminopyrimidine deaminase/5-amino-6-(5-phosphoribosylamino)uracil reductase RibD, with translation MTVSAFDRRMMALALKEAKKGTPSPNPHVGAVITREGKLLAEGFHARAGLAHAEIVAMDKIGAECRGATLYVTLEPCNHHGRTGPCTDAILAAGIERVVIGCSDPMPHVPGAIEKLEQAGISVEVGVLDYQARQLVAGFVKHRRTGLPHVTLKAAVSLDGRIASRSGQARWLTGDKARKEAHALRAAVDCVLVGVRTVLADDPELTVRHVPGSQPVRVVLDSNLRTPTSARLFQGRGSAVWIMHGAHAPEGKKQDLTQLGAQLFMMPESPHGLSVPSVLRLLGDRGMQSVMVEGGAAVYNSFLRQECVERMAIFVAPVLMGDPQAPSLAAFREVVGMGEVTRLGEVHVRRFGPDVLIEGDILERLSSMHGHGAHAD, from the coding sequence GTGACGGTTTCGGCATTTGACAGGCGCATGATGGCACTGGCGCTCAAAGAGGCCAAAAAGGGCACCCCAAGCCCCAATCCTCATGTGGGAGCGGTGATCACCAGAGAGGGAAAATTGCTAGCCGAAGGATTTCATGCGCGCGCCGGTCTCGCGCATGCAGAAATTGTCGCGATGGACAAAATCGGCGCCGAATGTCGTGGCGCTACCCTGTACGTGACGCTCGAGCCTTGCAATCACCACGGACGTACCGGCCCTTGCACCGACGCCATTCTCGCGGCGGGGATTGAACGGGTGGTGATCGGATGCTCAGACCCCATGCCGCATGTGCCGGGTGCAATCGAGAAACTCGAGCAGGCGGGCATCTCGGTAGAGGTCGGTGTTTTGGATTATCAAGCGCGCCAGTTGGTGGCGGGTTTTGTTAAACACCGGCGAACAGGGCTTCCGCATGTCACCCTTAAAGCCGCTGTAAGTCTGGATGGCCGCATCGCGAGCCGCTCGGGACAGGCGCGATGGCTCACGGGAGATAAGGCGCGGAAAGAAGCGCACGCCTTGCGCGCAGCCGTCGATTGTGTGCTTGTGGGGGTACGAACGGTGCTGGCCGACGATCCCGAACTGACGGTACGCCACGTGCCCGGATCGCAACCCGTCAGAGTCGTGTTGGACTCGAATTTACGTACCCCAACCAGCGCGCGCCTTTTTCAAGGGCGGGGATCGGCGGTGTGGATCATGCACGGCGCCCATGCGCCAGAAGGCAAGAAGCAGGATCTCACGCAACTCGGCGCGCAGCTTTTTATGATGCCCGAAAGTCCCCACGGTCTAAGCGTACCTTCGGTGCTGCGGCTCTTGGGAGACCGCGGGATGCAATCGGTGATGGTTGAGGGCGGCGCAGCTGTGTACAACAGTTTCTTGCGACAGGAATGCGTAGAGCGCATGGCGATATTTGTCGCGCCCGTATTGATGGGGGACCCACAGGCGCCGAGCCTCGCGGCATTTCGGGAGGTGGTCGGCATGGGGGAAGTGACCCGACTCGGGGAAGTTCATGTCCGACGGTTTGGTCCCGATGTACTAATTGAAGGCGATATACTAGAACGCCTCTCCTCGATGCATGGCCATGGCGCACATGCGGACTGA
- a CDS encoding riboflavin synthase, with protein sequence MFTGIVQTLGIVQSLTPSQDGLVLRIRADYEDLAVGESVAVDGVCLSVTPEKDGTFSAHASKRTLADTTFGELNPNHTVHLERAALPSTRLGGHIVTGHVDGLSTLVERTEEGDCLVARFSAPPQLMRYIASKGSVALNGVSLTVNGLSDLAFDVTLIPLTLHGTCFGAYSIGTHVNLEVDLVSKYVVRFLETSPSYVA encoded by the coding sequence ATGTTTACCGGAATAGTACAAACGTTGGGCATTGTTCAGTCCCTCACGCCCTCTCAAGACGGATTGGTTTTGCGCATTCGGGCGGACTACGAAGACCTGGCGGTCGGCGAATCGGTGGCCGTTGACGGGGTGTGTCTGAGCGTAACGCCAGAGAAGGATGGCACTTTTAGCGCGCATGCATCGAAGCGCACGCTTGCTGACACCACCTTCGGGGAACTCAACCCGAATCACACCGTGCATCTTGAGCGTGCGGCGCTGCCTAGCACTCGACTTGGCGGTCACATCGTCACAGGTCATGTCGATGGTCTGAGCACCCTTGTGGAACGCACAGAGGAAGGTGACTGTCTAGTGGCACGCTTTTCGGCGCCACCTCAGCTCATGCGGTACATTGCCTCAAAAGGTTCGGTGGCACTCAATGGCGTAAGCCTGACAGTCAATGGGCTGAGTGACCTCGCATTCGATGTCACCCTCATACCGCTGACCTTGCATGGCACGTGCTTCGGTGCGTATTCGATTGGCACGCATGTGAATCTTGAGGTCGATCTCGTGTCTAAGTACGTGGTGCGGTTTTTGGAAACTTCTCCTTCTTATGTTGCGTAG
- a CDS encoding flippase-like domain-containing protein, whose amino-acid sequence MLRRDIIAKLAVSVVIGALFAWLVARGGVPLWPSASSFAHVTWWAVPLYLLTLAISHWFRATRWRFLLTPVTSLKTLEVVRISWVGFFAIFALPLRVGEVVRPAVLKLRHGVSLSAGLGTIAVERVIDGLVTSLCVVWAVFFLPRLPSTERLVQSLPYYAYVTLIVFVAAIAFLALFLYQRGLAAAFLRRSIGMFSKRAGDYASEKLASVAQGLESLAQPKLLVPFLVETGIYWALNALGMWLLAKGCGLPLSLGHAVGLMGILAIGVLLPSGPGLFGNFQLAVSIGLKLYLAGHWVIDEGAVYIFLLYSIQALFIAITGLIPLYFMKLRLRDVL is encoded by the coding sequence ATGTTGCGTAGAGACATCATTGCCAAACTTGCCGTTTCGGTAGTGATCGGGGCCTTGTTTGCATGGCTTGTTGCGCGGGGCGGGGTTCCTCTATGGCCGAGTGCGAGTTCCTTTGCGCACGTCACATGGTGGGCGGTCCCGTTGTATCTTCTCACGCTCGCAATCAGTCACTGGTTTCGCGCAACGCGCTGGCGTTTCCTTTTAACGCCAGTGACATCGCTCAAGACGCTTGAAGTGGTTCGCATAAGCTGGGTGGGGTTTTTCGCGATTTTTGCATTGCCACTTCGCGTGGGCGAGGTGGTGCGTCCGGCCGTCCTCAAGCTCAGGCATGGCGTGAGTTTGTCCGCCGGATTGGGGACCATCGCGGTCGAACGGGTTATCGATGGCCTCGTGACAAGTCTATGTGTGGTTTGGGCGGTGTTTTTTCTCCCGCGACTGCCGAGTACCGAGCGTCTTGTGCAGTCATTGCCCTATTATGCGTACGTCACATTGATCGTGTTCGTGGCTGCCATAGCCTTTCTGGCTTTGTTTCTGTATCAACGCGGGCTAGCGGCCGCGTTCTTGCGGCGCAGCATCGGCATGTTCTCAAAAAGGGCCGGCGACTATGCTTCTGAGAAGCTCGCGAGTGTCGCTCAAGGTCTCGAATCGCTGGCGCAACCGAAGCTCCTGGTGCCGTTCTTGGTAGAGACGGGCATCTACTGGGCTCTGAACGCCTTGGGCATGTGGTTGCTCGCGAAGGGATGCGGCCTTCCGCTCTCCTTGGGGCATGCGGTGGGCCTGATGGGCATCTTAGCCATTGGCGTGCTCTTGCCATCTGGGCCCGGCCTTTTTGGCAACTTTCAACTTGCCGTCTCCATCGGCCTCAAGCTCTATCTTGCGGGCCACTGGGTGATCGATGAGGGGGCAGTCTACATTTTTCTTCTCTATAGCATTCAAGCCCTGTTCATCGCCATTACCGGTCTCATTCCTCTGTATTTTATGAAATTACGACTGCGCGACGTGCTCTAA